The genomic segment GCTGCGCAGGCCGATGAGGCCGCGAGAGGGGACGCGGAACTCCATGCGGACGCGGCCGGAGCCGTGGTTGTGCATCTTGGTCATTTCGCCCTTGCGGGGCCCGAGCTTCTCGATGACGACGCCGGTGTGCACTTCAGGAACGTCGATGGTGAGGTGCTCGACGGGCTCCATGCGGACGCCGTCGACCATCTTGGTAACGATTTCGGGGCGGCCGACCATGAGCTCGAAGCCTTCGCGGCGCATCATTTCAATCAAAATCGCGAGCTGCAATTCGCCGCGGCCCAGGACCTTGAAGGTGTCAGGCGAGTCCAGCTCTTCCACGCGGATGGAGACGTTGGTGAGCAGTTCCTTTTCGAGGCGCTCACGCAGGTTGCGGCTGGTGACGTACTGGCCTTCGCGTCCGGCGAAGGGCGAGTTGTTGACGCTGAACTGGATGGCGATGGTGGGCTCGTCGATGACGATGAGCGGCAGGGGCGAGGGCGTTTCGACGCTGGTGAGCGTCTCGCCGATGGTGATGCCTTCGACGCCGGCGACGGCAATGATGTCGCCCATGGTGGTTTCAGTGGTCTCAATGCGCTTGAGGCCGCTGAAGGTGAAAAGCTTGGTGATTTTGGTCTTCTGCAGCGAGGTGTCGCGCTTGGAGATGAGGATTTCGTCACCGGTGCGGAGGGTGCCCTGGAAGACGCGGCAGATGGCGATGCGGCCGAAGTACTCGGAGTAGTCGAGGTTGGTGACCTGGATCTGGAGCGGGGCTTCAGAGTCGCCGGTGGCTTCGGGGATGGTCTTGACGATGGCTTCAAAAAGGGGCTCGAGGCTCTCGCCTGCCTTGGCGGGGTCGAGCGTCGCGGTGCCCTGCTTGGCGACAGCGTAGAGCACGGGGAACTCAAGCTGGTGCTCGTCGGCGTCGAGATCGATGAAGAGGTCGTAGATCTCGTTCAGCACTTCCTGCGGGCGCGCGTCGGGGCGATCGATCTTGTTGATGACGACGATGGGGGGCAGCTTGGCTTCGAGGGCCTTGGCGAGCACGTAACGAGTCTGGGGCAGGGGGCCCTCGGCTGCGTCGACGAGGAGCATGACGCCGTCGACCATCTTGAGGGCGCGCTCGACTTCACCGCCGAAATCGGCGTGGCCGGGGGTGTCGACGATATTGATTTTGCCGCCGCCGTAGTTGATGGCCGTGTTCTTGGCGAGGATGGTGATGCCGCGCTCGCGCTCCAGTTCGTTCGAGTCCATCACGCGCTCGGCCACCTGCTCGTTGGCGCGGAAGGTGCCAGCCTGGCGAAGCATGGCGTCGACGAGGGTGGTTTTGCCGTGGTCTACGTGCGCGATGATGGCGATATTGCGTATCGTCTGGTTCACAGGAGCGGTGTTTCCTTTATGGGTTTTCGGCCTGGGCCGATGCGGCCTTTGGGGGCCAATGAGGTTGATGCGTCAAGGCGGCGCGGGCGGGTGATGCTGCGGGCCGCGAGCCGCTCGGGGAGGATTTGTCCTCGAATTGCCGCATAATGCGGCAGTTTCTATTGTAGCAGGAGGGGCGGCTTTCGGCCTTCAGCGTCGGCCGTCAGCGAAGGCCCAATCTTACAATCGCGTGTGTGAAGACACTGCCCGACTCGGATGCTTTCGACTGGATTCTGCTCGGCCGCGCCGCAATGACGTCGGAGGTGAATGAATACAACGGAGTGCAAGTGACGGGCCTGTTGCCCGCGGTATTCGAAAGGTACGCAAAGATCTTCCACAAGCTCGATGTTCGAGCGGAGGATCCTCAGGCCGGTCTGACAGCCGAGGAGATCGCGATCCTTAAAATACCTGAGTGCGCAGAGGTGCGTGACTTCTGGGTGAAGAGGCGGACCATGGCGGCTGATTCAAGGATCAGGTGGAAGGATGCCGCGGATGCGTTTGGCGTTCCGTACGCACCAGAGCTGACCCACTCATGGTTTTCGCAGCGGCTTAAGCCGAATCCGCAATGCTGGCCACGGTTCATCTGGGGTCCGGCGGACGGGACTCTGGATGCTCAGGAATGCAATCAGCTCGTTTCAGTGCTGGCGGGGGTGACGTCCACCCAAGGCTGCTACTTCAGATTTGCGGAAATTCCTTTTATAGCCACCGATCAGGAACTGCTTTTCGCTGGCAGGCTGGATGAGGTGGGAGATTGCTTTCTCAATGGAGCCATTAAGTCTGTCTACGAGCGGCCCTTCCAATACACGCCTGAGTACTGGTGGCCGGAAGATCACTCGTGGTGTGTTTGCAGCGACTATGATCTGACGTTCACAGTTGTCGGCGGATCGTCTTCGCTCATCGAACGATTCCTGGACCATCCCATTCTTGAGTGCCTTGAGGTGAGACCTGAAACTCGCGTCGACAATCTGTCACCGATGCCGATGGGTTAGCCCTCTGCGAATTGGCGAAAGCAACCGCAGATCCTTCGCTCACTGCGCTCGCTCTGGATGACACGTGCTGCGAAGAGGGATGTCTTGCAGTGGCATATGCTCTGGCATATGCTGTATGTAGAGGTGGCAGATGAGCGCGGGCAGCGCAGTACGGCAGGTGCGGCTTTTCAAGAATGGCCGGAGCCAGGCAGTGCGGATTCCGCGGGAGTTCGAACTGCCGGGGAATGAGGCGACTCTGCGCCGGGATGAGCGCGGAAGGCTGATTCTGGAGGCGATACCCAGGCCCAGGCTGCTTGACCTGCTGGCGACGTGGACGCCGCTCGATAAAAAGGACCAGTTGCCCGAGATTGAGGATTTGCCTGCTGAGCCGGTGAAGCTCTGATGGCGCAGCGGTATGTTCTGGATACGAATATTCTTTCGGATTTGCTGAAGAGCCCAGCCGGCAAAGTCGCGCAGAAAATCGCAGGGCTGGCGATTGCGGAACGTGAATCTCTGGCAACAAGCATCGTGGTTGCTGCCGAACTCCGCTACGGCGCGGCTAAGAGCGGATCTCAGATCCTGGCGGAGCGGATTGAGCAGTTGCTGGGCGCCATCGAGGTGCTTCCGCTTGAGCCGGACGCAGACGGGCACTACGGCATAATCCGGTCGCAACTTGAAAAGACTGGAACAGTCATTGGCGCAAACGACCTGCTAATTGCGGCTCATGTGCTGGCGATTGACGGCATTCTCGTCACCGATAATTTGCGGGAGTTCAAGCGGGTGAAGGGGCTACGCGTGGAGAACTGGCTGCGCGCTTGAGTTCAGGTATCCGTCGAAGAGCAACTGCAGGTCCCTCGGGCCGCTGAAGAAAGCGCGCGGCCTCTCGGGATGACACAGTGTTTTGGTGAATTGACGTTCCCGTGGCTGGTTCAGGTTCTTGGTGTCCCAGGTCTCCAAATGCGAGAGACCTGGGCCACCCTCTTTTCGTGCTGAGTCGGCGTCTTTAGTGCGGCTTTCGTGCTCCTCGGTCGCCGACCGTGTGATTAGCTCGCTTTGCGGAGGCGGTCTTTGTCTTCGTCGACGCGGAGCTCTTCGCGGCGGACCGTTTCCTGACGGTTTTCGGTGTTGGTGATTTCGCGTTTGCCGATTTCTACCTGTTCGCGGACGACGGGTTCCTTCTCCACACGGGCGACTTCTTCGGTGAGCGGCACGCGGATCTCTTCGCTGTCGCTGCCGAAGGTGGCGCCGGTGGCCGGTTGGGAGCCGGAGACGGGCACGCGCTCGACGACGAGCTCTTCACGCGTGACCGGAACCTCGACGTTCTGGGTTTCTGTGACGGTCTCCTTGCGGATGCGGGCCTCGCCGCGCTGCACGCGATCGCGGTGGACGCGGAGCACTTCCCCGTAAAGCTGGATGCGGCGCGGGGTGCGGGTGTCGAGGTCGGAGCCGGTGCTGCCGGTGTAGGCGGCGTCTTCAGTTTCGGCGTAGGGGCTGGTGGTGCCGGTTCCGGTTCCGCTGTAGCTGGAATTGCTGCTGGCGTAGTCGGGGGTGAGGGCGGTGGAGCTTTCTGCGGATGAGCCGAGGTCGGCGCCGTTCGATTCGAGGATGGTCTCGGCTTCGGCCCGACGCTCGGCGGCTCTTACGCTGACGATGTAGCCCTGGCCGGTGCTGCCGTATTGCTGGCCGAAGTAGCGGGAGCGATCGGTGGTGGTGCCCCAGGACTCGTGCAAGTCGTCGTCGTAGTCGTAGACGTTGTTGCTGCCGGTGATTTCGTGCGTGGCCATGTCGCCGCTGGTGCGTTCGTCGGCGTAGGGCTCGGCTGTATCGCCTTCAAAAAAGTTCTTGATGCGATCCCAGAAGCCGCCGACTGCCTCGCCGGCTTTGTGGCCTTCTTCGCGCATCTTGCTTCCGGTGGTGGATTCCCCGGTGGTGGTTCCGCTGCTGTAGGCGCCAGTGCCGGGCTGTCCGGCAACGCTGATCTGGTTGCGCGTGAATCCGGCGGCCTTGAGCTCGCGCACAGCGGCTTCGGCCTGGGTTTCAGAGGAAAAGTATCCAAACACGGTGGTGTCGGTTTCGTAGCCTGCCATATCTATGCCTTTCGGGTATGAGGTTGGGGGTCGCTGGGACGGCGCGGGCGCAGTACGGCGCTGCCCTGTTTTCTTGGGCGCTTGCAGAGTCGACGTTCGGGGCCGTTCTGCACGGCGGTGTTTTTAGTTCACGCCTTATCCGAAGCAAGAAGCGGTGCAGAGGATGGATGGGGATTCAGGATGATTGCGGCGGCGCTGCAGGAGCTGCTTACGAAGGTGAGGTTGGCTGCGTCGTGTTAGCTAATGATGGAGACGCGGGTAAGAGATAATGAGTGGAGAGAACTGACAGTTGGCGCGCTGATTCGATGTGCGCATGGTAGATGCATGGGGCGTTCGTCGTTATGCCTGGGGATCATTCTTTCGTTCATTCTTTTCCCGGGAATTCTGAAAGCTAGTCAGAAGCCGCAGGCGGGGCAGTCAGAGCCGCCGAAGCAGCAGGCTGTCACCGATGTGAAGGTGCCGCTGCTGAAGGCGGGATTGCGCCTGGCGGATTTTGAGGGCATGACGCCGCGGCCGGAGCTGCGCAACCAGCTTGCAATGGTGACGGACTTCATCCAGCAGGTGCCCCGCGATGGTCAGCCGGCGACAGAGCGAACCGAGGTGTGGATGGGGCGCACGTCGACGATGCTCTACTTCGTATTCATTTGCTTCGATCATTCGCCGGCGTTAATTCGCGGGCACCTGGCGCGGCGCGAGAACGTGCAGAACGACGACTACGTAGCCGTGCTGCTGGATGCGTTTCAGGATCGGCGCAAGGGCGTGCTGTTCGAGGTAAATCCGGCAGGCGTGCAGAGCGATGCCGCGTGGACGGAAAACGCGAACCCGGACTATAGCTACGACCAGGTTTGGGACTCCGAAGGTCGCGTGACGGACAAAGGCTGGATGGCGCTGATTTCGATTCCGTTCCGCAGTCTGCGGTTCAGGCATTCGGGGCCGGATTGGGGCGCGGTGTTCGCGCGCAGCATTCCGCGCAATAGCGAGCTCGATTATTGGCCGAGGGTGGCGGCGAACATCAGCGGCACGTTGAGCCAGGAAGGCACGCTGCACGGGATGTCGGGTCTGACGGAGTCGCACAATATCCAGATCAATCCGTATGCGCTGGCGCAGAATGAGCGCAATTTGATCAGCCTCGATCCGCTCAATCCATACTTCAGCTCGCGGCACCTAGAGGGCACGGCGGGCGCGGACGGCAAGGTGATTCTGAAGGACAGCATCGTGATTGATGGGACGATCAATCCCGACTTCAGCACGGTGGAGAGCGACCAGCCGCAGTTCACGGTGAACCAGCGGTTTGCGGTGTATTTTCCGGAGTTGCGGCCGTTCTTTCTGGAGAACGCGAACTACTTTGCGACGCCAATCCGGCTGGTGTACACGCGAAATATCGTGCATCCGGAGTTTGGCGCGCGCGTGACGGGCAAGGTGCACAACACGAATCTTGGCCTGTTCACGATTGACGATCGAGCGCCCGGCGAGACCGTTGCGCAGAGCGATCCGCAGTATGGCAAGCATGCGCTATTTGCGGTGGGGCGCGTGTCGCAGGATTTTGGCAAGGGCTCGAGTTTGGGGTTGATTTATACCGACGAGGAGTTCGACGGGGGATGGAACCGCATTGGCGGCGTGGATACGACGCTGCGGTTGTCGAATAGCTGGACCGCGGATGCGCAGTGGGTGGAGAGTTCGACGCGCGAGGCAGATGTGAATGGCGGCGCGTACTCGGCGGGGCCCGGGACCTACGTTGATGTGTCGCGGCAGGGGCACGCGTTTAACTTGTTTTCGAACTTTGTGGATTTCGGCACAGGGTTCGTGACGGACGTGGGGTTTATCCAGACGAACAACGTGCGCAAGAATCACACGCACACGAGCTATCAGTGGTTTCCAAAGAGCAAGACCATTCAAGGCTGGGGACTGGAGGTCGACGAGGCGTTTGCGTTCGATCACTTCGGCAACCGGGTGTATCGGTACGTGAACGGGGACCCGTACCTCTTGTTGCCGCGGAACACGGTGCTGGCGCCGCTGATAGGGCAGAACTCCGACACATTGGGGCCGCAGGACGGGTACGACATGCCGCACAGCGAGAACTTCACGGAGAACTACGGCGGCATGGTGGTGAAGAGCGCGCCGTGGACGCAGTTGAACTTCGACGCAGTGGCGATTCGGGGTGGCAACGTGAACTACAACCCGGCGGCGGGGCAGAAGCCGTCGCTGATGGACCAGCAGACGGTGAACTTTTTGTTCTCGCTGCAGCCGCTGCGGCAGTTGACGGCGGATAACACGTATCTGCTCGATCGCGATCATGCGGCGTCGGATGGTGCGTTTGTCTACGAAGCGCAGACGTTCCGCACGAAGGTGAACTATCAATTCACACGGGCAATTTCAGCGCGCGTGATTGTGGAGTACGACACGACGCTCGCGAATCCACAGCGGACGACGATTCCGCGGACCAGGCAGTGGGGTACGCAGGCGCTGCTGACTTGGCTGCCGCATCCGGGGACGGCGGTGTATATCGGATACAACAACAATTTGCAGAACCTGGACCGCTCGCTCTGCAACCGGCTGCCGAACGGGACCTGCGATCCGAATAATACGGACCCGCCGCGGTCGGCGACGTTGCTGAATGATGGGCGGCAGGTATTCATCAAGGCTTCTTATCTGTTCCGGTTCTAGCACCTGCGGTGCGGCCAACTGCGGCTTCGCCGGCACCTGCGGTGCGGCCAACTGCGGCTTCGCCGGCACCTGCGGTGCGGCCAACTGCGGCTTCGCCGCCAACGCAGCGCTGTTGACATTTGCGGTCTTCACGACAGAGGTGCGAGTGTAGTCGAAGTTTCGCGGTGCGCGTCCGGCGTTTTAGACTTGCTGGCACGATGAGAATCGCTTCCCGCTTCCTCTTCAAAGTTGCTGTTGGATCTGCGATGGTGGCTGTTCCGCTGGCGCCGCGCGCTATCGCCCAGGACAAGATGTCCCATGCGAAGGGCCAACTGCTGATCTACGCCATTGATGTGGAAGGCGGGCAGGCTACGCTGCTGGTTACGCCCGAGAAGGCATCGCTGCTGGTGGATACAGGATGGCCAGGCAGCAATGGACGCGACGTCGGCCGCATTCAGGCGGCGATGAAGGATGCGGGCATCGACAAGCTCGATCATGTGCTGATTACGCATTTTCACGTGGATCATGTGGGGGGCGTGCCGAATCTCGTGCAAAAGGTGCAGGTGGGCGAGTTCATCGATCACGGCGAGAATCGCGAGGACTCTGACATCACGCGCCACGATTATGCCGCGTATGTGAAGGCGATTGAGGGGCACAAGCGGCGGATCGTGAAGCCGGGCGACGCGATTGACATTCCAGGGTTGACGACGATTGTGATCGCGGCTGACGGCGAGCACATCAAGAGCGTGCCGGGCGTGACGCCCAAGGCGAATCCTTATTGCGCGAGCGAGCCGAAGTGGGACATGGACACGACGGAAAATCCACGGTCGACGGGCGTGCTGGTGCGGTTTGGCAAGTTTCGTTTTCTTGACCTGGGCGATTTGACCAAGGCGAAGGAGATTCCGCTGGTTTGCCCGGAGAATCTGATCGGCCATGTGGACCTGTATCTGGTGAATCATCACGGAATGAACCTGTCGAACTCGAAGGCATTTGTGGATGCGATTGCGCCGCGCGTGGCGATCATGGATAACGGCGCGCACAAGGCGGGCAGTCCCGAGGCGTGGCAGACGGTGCATGAGAGCCCCGGGCTCGAGGACCTGTGGATGCTGCATACCGCGGAGGGATCGGATGCCGCGCATAACAGCGCCGATCCGCTGATCGCGAATTTGAAGGGCGGCGCCGATGGCGCGTACTTCAAGGTGGTTGCGCATGAGGATGGAAGCTTCAGCGTGATGAATTCGCGGACGGGGCAGACGAAGCAGTATGCGCGGAAGTGAATA from the Occallatibacter riparius genome contains:
- the typA gene encoding translational GTPase TypA, coding for MNQTIRNIAIIAHVDHGKTTLVDAMLRQAGTFRANEQVAERVMDSNELERERGITILAKNTAINYGGGKINIVDTPGHADFGGEVERALKMVDGVMLLVDAAEGPLPQTRYVLAKALEAKLPPIVVINKIDRPDARPQEVLNEIYDLFIDLDADEHQLEFPVLYAVAKQGTATLDPAKAGESLEPLFEAIVKTIPEATGDSEAPLQIQVTNLDYSEYFGRIAICRVFQGTLRTGDEILISKRDTSLQKTKITKLFTFSGLKRIETTETTMGDIIAVAGVEGITIGETLTSVETPSPLPLIVIDEPTIAIQFSVNNSPFAGREGQYVTSRNLRERLEKELLTNVSIRVEELDSPDTFKVLGRGELQLAILIEMMRREGFELMVGRPEIVTKMVDGVRMEPVEHLTIDVPEVHTGVVIEKLGPRKGEMTKMHNHGSGRVRMEFRVPSRGLIGLRSEMLTETRGTIVMNALFDGYIPYQGEIPQRPTGALIADRQGLTTTYSLNSLQERGILFVGAGVDVYEGMIVGEHSRDNDLDVNVVREKKLTNMRASSADEAIRLVPVKALNLEQTIEFIADDELVEVTPKSLRLRKKILQANRRPKRYEKVEA
- a CDS encoding antitoxin, whose amino-acid sequence is MSAGSAVRQVRLFKNGRSQAVRIPREFELPGNEATLRRDERGRLILEAIPRPRLLDLLATWTPLDKKDQLPEIEDLPAEPVKL
- a CDS encoding type II toxin-antitoxin system VapC family toxin, translated to MAQRYVLDTNILSDLLKSPAGKVAQKIAGLAIAERESLATSIVVAAELRYGAAKSGSQILAERIEQLLGAIEVLPLEPDADGHYGIIRSQLEKTGTVIGANDLLIAAHVLAIDGILVTDNLREFKRVKGLRVENWLRA
- a CDS encoding YsnF/AvaK domain-containing protein — encoded protein: MAGYETDTTVFGYFSSETQAEAAVRELKAAGFTRNQISVAGQPGTGAYSSGTTTGESTTGSKMREEGHKAGEAVGGFWDRIKNFFEGDTAEPYADERTSGDMATHEITGSNNVYDYDDDLHESWGTTTDRSRYFGQQYGSTGQGYIVSVRAAERRAEAETILESNGADLGSSAESSTALTPDYASSNSSYSGTGTGTTSPYAETEDAAYTGSTGSDLDTRTPRRIQLYGEVLRVHRDRVQRGEARIRKETVTETQNVEVPVTREELVVERVPVSGSQPATGATFGSDSEEIRVPLTEEVARVEKEPVVREQVEIGKREITNTENRQETVRREELRVDEDKDRLRKAS
- a CDS encoding carbohydrate binding family 9 domain-containing protein yields the protein MGRSSLCLGIILSFILFPGILKASQKPQAGQSEPPKQQAVTDVKVPLLKAGLRLADFEGMTPRPELRNQLAMVTDFIQQVPRDGQPATERTEVWMGRTSTMLYFVFICFDHSPALIRGHLARRENVQNDDYVAVLLDAFQDRRKGVLFEVNPAGVQSDAAWTENANPDYSYDQVWDSEGRVTDKGWMALISIPFRSLRFRHSGPDWGAVFARSIPRNSELDYWPRVAANISGTLSQEGTLHGMSGLTESHNIQINPYALAQNERNLISLDPLNPYFSSRHLEGTAGADGKVILKDSIVIDGTINPDFSTVESDQPQFTVNQRFAVYFPELRPFFLENANYFATPIRLVYTRNIVHPEFGARVTGKVHNTNLGLFTIDDRAPGETVAQSDPQYGKHALFAVGRVSQDFGKGSSLGLIYTDEEFDGGWNRIGGVDTTLRLSNSWTADAQWVESSTREADVNGGAYSAGPGTYVDVSRQGHAFNLFSNFVDFGTGFVTDVGFIQTNNVRKNHTHTSYQWFPKSKTIQGWGLEVDEAFAFDHFGNRVYRYVNGDPYLLLPRNTVLAPLIGQNSDTLGPQDGYDMPHSENFTENYGGMVVKSAPWTQLNFDAVAIRGGNVNYNPAAGQKPSLMDQQTVNFLFSLQPLRQLTADNTYLLDRDHAASDGAFVYEAQTFRTKVNYQFTRAISARVIVEYDTTLANPQRTTIPRTRQWGTQALLTWLPHPGTAVYIGYNNNLQNLDRSLCNRLPNGTCDPNNTDPPRSATLLNDGRQVFIKASYLFRF
- a CDS encoding ComEC/Rec2 family competence protein, coding for MRIASRFLFKVAVGSAMVAVPLAPRAIAQDKMSHAKGQLLIYAIDVEGGQATLLVTPEKASLLVDTGWPGSNGRDVGRIQAAMKDAGIDKLDHVLITHFHVDHVGGVPNLVQKVQVGEFIDHGENREDSDITRHDYAAYVKAIEGHKRRIVKPGDAIDIPGLTTIVIAADGEHIKSVPGVTPKANPYCASEPKWDMDTTENPRSTGVLVRFGKFRFLDLGDLTKAKEIPLVCPENLIGHVDLYLVNHHGMNLSNSKAFVDAIAPRVAIMDNGAHKAGSPEAWQTVHESPGLEDLWMLHTAEGSDAAHNSADPLIANLKGGADGAYFKVVAHEDGSFSVMNSRTGQTKQYARK